A stretch of Catenulispora sp. GP43 DNA encodes these proteins:
- a CDS encoding esterase/lipase family protein encodes MRRHRIAHAISVLLLAVPFLALAAPAQAVTSSGINDFSCRPSAAHPRPVVLVHGTFANAGDNWLVGAPYIASRGFCVFELDYGQEPGIPVFHGLAPVAQSAQQLADYVDQVLGATGAWQVDIVGHSQGGMMPRYYLKFLGGAAKVHTLVGLAPSNHGTDLDGIETLAADYFPGAIGLIGTACPACTDQIVGSPLMQQLNAGGDTVPGVQYTVISTVYDEVVTPWQSQALNGPNVHNVVLQNLCATDLSEHVTIGTTDKIALHETVNALDPAHATPTNCLSAFS; translated from the coding sequence ATGCGTAGACACCGCATCGCCCACGCAATTTCCGTATTGCTCCTGGCCGTGCCGTTCCTGGCGCTGGCCGCCCCGGCCCAGGCCGTCACCTCGTCGGGGATCAACGATTTCTCCTGCAGGCCCAGCGCCGCGCACCCCCGACCGGTGGTGCTGGTGCACGGCACGTTCGCCAACGCCGGTGACAACTGGCTGGTGGGCGCGCCCTACATCGCCTCGCGCGGCTTCTGCGTCTTCGAGCTCGACTACGGCCAGGAACCCGGCATCCCGGTATTCCACGGCCTGGCGCCGGTCGCGCAGTCCGCGCAACAGCTCGCCGACTACGTCGACCAGGTACTCGGGGCCACCGGCGCCTGGCAGGTCGACATCGTCGGGCACAGCCAGGGCGGGATGATGCCCCGCTACTACCTGAAGTTCCTCGGCGGTGCCGCGAAGGTGCACACCCTCGTGGGCCTGGCGCCGTCCAACCACGGCACCGACCTCGACGGCATCGAGACGCTGGCCGCCGACTACTTCCCGGGCGCGATCGGCCTGATCGGCACGGCGTGCCCGGCGTGCACCGACCAGATCGTCGGCTCGCCGCTGATGCAGCAGCTGAACGCCGGCGGGGACACCGTGCCCGGCGTGCAGTACACGGTGATCTCCACGGTGTACGACGAGGTCGTCACGCCGTGGCAGTCGCAGGCCCTGAACGGACCGAACGTGCACAACGTCGTGCTGCAGAACCTGTGCGCCACCGACTTGTCCGAGCACGTGACCATCGGCACCACCGACAAGATCGCGCTGCACGAGACCGTCAACGCGCTGGACCCGGCGCACGCGACGCCGACGAACTGCCTGTCGGCGTTCTCATAG
- a CDS encoding TetR/AcrR family transcriptional regulator yields MAKTKSGTAPSPEGGDAPPTIWERIDAPRTARSTLTHEQIAEAAVALADAEGLDAVSMRRLAERLGVATMALYRYVDSKDELLELMTDAVTAATPLTADPADWRAIFREAARRRRETALAHPWLPAAHAQVPTTLTPSRNVVLERMLAALEPLPLTGDQKMQLIRALDAYARGAADGEVNQRMMLERRGYGADGDVRMLLRSNMEWLLRSGRFPRFADLVKAGLSPVDAVEEFDLGLEAMLDGLAARFGI; encoded by the coding sequence ATGGCGAAGACCAAGAGCGGGACCGCACCGTCCCCGGAAGGCGGCGACGCCCCGCCGACCATCTGGGAGCGCATCGACGCGCCCCGCACGGCCCGCAGCACCCTCACCCACGAGCAGATCGCCGAGGCCGCCGTCGCCCTGGCCGACGCCGAGGGCCTGGACGCGGTCTCCATGCGCCGACTGGCCGAGCGCCTCGGCGTGGCCACCATGGCGCTGTACCGCTACGTCGACAGCAAGGACGAACTCCTGGAGCTCATGACCGACGCGGTGACCGCCGCCACCCCGCTGACCGCCGACCCCGCCGACTGGCGCGCGATCTTCCGCGAGGCCGCCCGCCGCCGCCGCGAGACCGCCCTGGCGCACCCCTGGCTCCCGGCGGCCCACGCCCAGGTCCCGACCACCCTGACCCCCAGCCGCAACGTGGTCCTGGAGCGCATGCTCGCCGCCCTGGAGCCGCTGCCGCTGACCGGCGACCAGAAGATGCAGCTCATCAGGGCGCTGGACGCCTACGCCCGGGGCGCGGCCGACGGCGAGGTGAACCAGCGCATGATGCTGGAGCGGCGCGGCTACGGCGCCGACGGCGATGTCAGGATGCTGCTGCGCTCCAACATGGAGTGGCTGCTGCGCAGCGGCCGGTTCCCGCGGTTCGCCGACCTGGTGAAGGCCGGGCTGTCGCCGGTGGACGCGGTGGAGGAGTTCGACCTGGGCCTGGAGGCGATGCTCGACGGGCTGGCGGCGCGCTTCGGGATCTGA
- a CDS encoding ABC transporter ATP-binding protein — protein MSTENTGNTGSADDSAGQNGASQNGASQNGASQNGAGQNGAEHGAEVNGAAANGASGATQNGASQNGATANGTTQNGAKPEAAKKPPAPGASGPDGERLETESEGDAPRPQQGGALRGPAAFMSGPAAKSKDFKGSSRRLLSYLRPERKILIVSMVMAALGVGMSVWGPKLLGKATDLIFAGVIGRQAKPGPNGQYPTKQEIIQRLQDTGHGTQASLLKSINFTPGHGIDFTEVGHVLLILLGIYVLVFVCMMVQSRLVIVVVNRAITRLRADIEVKLSRLPLSYFDKQPRGEVLSRATNDVDNLGQSLQQSLAQVVMQVFTLIGVTAFMLWTSWLLGLIAIATVPVSVFVAGRIGKKSKPQFVKQWAATGRLNAHIEEMYTGHQLVKAFGRQEESAAEFKKQNDALNDASFKAQFISGLIQPAMMFLGNVTYVLVAVVGGLRVSAGALSLGSVQASIQYTRQFSMPLSQVAAMANMMQSGVASAERIFQILDAEEMSPEPEQPVELEQVLGRVEFQDVNFSYSADRPLIEDLSLAVQPGQTVAIVGPTGAGKTTLVNLLMRFYEVDSGAILLDGVDTALMSREYLRDQTGMVLQDAWLFGGTIADNIAYGTEGASMERIQTAAAATHVDHFVRTLPDGYDTVIDEEGSNLSAGEKQLITIARAFLAEPAILILDEATSSVDTRTEVLIQRAMNKLREGRTSFVIAHRLSTIRDADMILVMENGRIVEKGTHTQLLDADGAYSRLYAAQFAQALAEVD, from the coding sequence ATGAGCACGGAGAACACGGGGAACACGGGGAGCGCCGACGACTCCGCCGGCCAGAACGGCGCGAGCCAGAACGGCGCGAGCCAGAACGGCGCGAGCCAGAACGGCGCGGGCCAGAACGGCGCGGAGCACGGTGCCGAAGTGAACGGCGCGGCTGCGAACGGCGCGAGCGGCGCCACGCAGAACGGCGCGAGCCAGAACGGCGCCACCGCCAACGGCACCACGCAGAACGGTGCCAAGCCGGAAGCGGCGAAGAAGCCGCCGGCCCCGGGCGCGTCCGGCCCCGACGGCGAGCGCCTGGAGACCGAGAGCGAGGGCGACGCGCCCCGTCCGCAGCAGGGCGGCGCGCTGCGCGGCCCGGCGGCGTTCATGTCGGGTCCGGCCGCGAAGTCCAAGGACTTCAAGGGCTCCTCGCGCCGGTTGCTGTCCTACCTGCGTCCGGAACGCAAGATCCTGATCGTCTCGATGGTGATGGCGGCCCTGGGCGTCGGGATGTCGGTCTGGGGTCCGAAGCTTCTGGGCAAGGCCACCGACCTGATCTTCGCCGGCGTCATCGGCCGCCAGGCCAAGCCGGGTCCGAACGGTCAGTACCCGACCAAGCAGGAGATCATCCAGCGGCTGCAGGACACCGGGCACGGCACGCAGGCGAGCCTGCTGAAGTCCATCAACTTCACGCCGGGCCACGGCATCGACTTCACCGAGGTCGGCCATGTCCTGCTGATCCTGCTGGGGATCTACGTCCTGGTCTTCGTCTGCATGATGGTCCAGTCGCGGCTGGTGATCGTGGTGGTGAACCGCGCGATCACCCGGCTGCGCGCCGACATCGAGGTCAAGCTGAGCCGGCTGCCGCTGTCCTACTTCGACAAGCAGCCGCGCGGCGAGGTGCTGTCCCGAGCCACCAACGACGTGGACAACCTGGGACAGTCCCTGCAGCAGTCGCTGGCGCAGGTGGTGATGCAGGTGTTCACGCTGATCGGCGTGACCGCCTTCATGCTGTGGACCTCCTGGCTGCTGGGTCTGATCGCGATCGCGACGGTGCCGGTGTCGGTGTTCGTCGCCGGGCGGATCGGCAAGAAGTCCAAGCCGCAGTTCGTCAAGCAGTGGGCGGCCACCGGCCGGCTGAACGCGCACATCGAGGAGATGTACACCGGCCACCAGCTGGTGAAGGCGTTCGGGCGGCAGGAGGAGTCGGCGGCGGAGTTCAAGAAGCAGAACGACGCGCTGAACGACGCCAGCTTCAAGGCCCAGTTCATCAGTGGCCTGATCCAGCCGGCGATGATGTTCCTCGGCAACGTAACCTACGTGCTGGTCGCGGTGGTCGGCGGTCTGCGGGTCTCGGCCGGCGCGCTGTCGCTCGGCAGCGTCCAGGCCTCGATCCAGTACACGCGGCAGTTCAGCATGCCGCTGTCGCAGGTCGCGGCGATGGCCAACATGATGCAGTCCGGGGTGGCCTCGGCCGAGCGGATCTTCCAGATCCTCGACGCCGAGGAGATGTCCCCGGAGCCGGAGCAGCCGGTGGAGCTGGAGCAGGTCCTGGGGCGCGTGGAGTTCCAGGACGTGAACTTCAGCTACTCCGCCGACCGGCCGCTGATCGAGGACCTGTCGCTGGCCGTGCAGCCGGGGCAGACCGTGGCCATCGTCGGCCCGACCGGCGCCGGCAAGACCACACTGGTGAACCTCTTGATGCGGTTCTACGAGGTGGACTCCGGCGCGATCCTGCTCGACGGCGTCGACACGGCCCTGATGTCGCGGGAGTACCTGCGGGATCAGACCGGCATGGTGCTGCAGGACGCGTGGCTGTTCGGCGGCACCATCGCCGACAACATCGCCTACGGCACCGAGGGCGCCTCGATGGAGCGGATCCAGACCGCCGCGGCGGCCACGCACGTGGACCACTTCGTGCGCACGCTGCCGGACGGCTACGACACCGTCATCGACGAGGAGGGCTCGAACCTCTCGGCCGGCGAGAAGCAGCTGATCACGATCGCCCGGGCCTTCCTGGCCGAACCGGCGATCCTGATCCTGGACGAGGCGACCTCCTCGGTCGACACCCGCACCGAGGTGCTCATCCAGCGCGCGATGAACAAGCTGCGCGAGGGGCGGACCTCGTTCGTCATCGCGCACCGGCTGTCCACGATCCGCGACGCCGACATGATCCTGGTCATGGAGAACGGCCGGATCGTGGAGAAGGGGACGCACACGCAGCTGCTGGACGCCGACGGGGCGTACTCGCGGCTGTACGCGGCCCAGTTCGCGCAGGCCCTGGCCGAGGTCGACTGA
- a CDS encoding TetR/AcrR family transcriptional regulator, with translation MSANENEEGSRRERKRLETRKCITQAALQLTLENDGLQNVSPDEIAERAGVSARTFHNYFHSREAALGALPGDRARRVAFAFSERPAEEPFDVALAEAVVAEFTLGHEPDKASVRKLRAIMADGSYSKEALRKVMAEKGVRPHFLEAMTQLEDQLTPAIAARLGLDENEDLLPRIVAAAVSGAVRVATRYWLREDVQAPYTALLRQAVRTAAALGDQPGIPSPPEASLPENEDL, from the coding sequence GTGTCCGCGAACGAGAACGAAGAGGGCTCCCGGCGCGAGCGCAAACGCCTGGAGACCCGCAAGTGCATCACCCAGGCAGCTCTGCAGCTCACCTTGGAGAACGACGGTCTGCAGAACGTCAGCCCCGACGAGATCGCCGAACGCGCCGGGGTCTCCGCGCGCACGTTCCACAACTACTTCCACAGCCGCGAGGCCGCGCTCGGCGCGCTGCCGGGCGACCGCGCGCGGCGGGTGGCGTTCGCCTTCAGCGAACGGCCGGCCGAGGAGCCCTTCGACGTCGCGCTGGCCGAGGCGGTCGTCGCGGAGTTCACGCTGGGCCACGAGCCGGACAAGGCCAGCGTGCGCAAACTGCGCGCGATCATGGCCGACGGGAGCTACAGCAAGGAGGCGCTCCGCAAGGTCATGGCCGAGAAGGGGGTGCGCCCGCACTTCCTGGAGGCGATGACCCAGCTCGAAGACCAGCTGACGCCGGCGATCGCGGCCCGGCTGGGGCTGGATGAGAACGAGGACCTGCTGCCCCGGATCGTCGCGGCCGCGGTGAGCGGCGCGGTGCGGGTGGCGACCAGATATTGGCTGCGCGAGGACGTCCAGGCCCCCTACACTGCCCTGCTGCGCCAGGCGGTCCGCACCGCCGCCGCGCTGGGCGACCAGCCGGGAATCCCCTCCCCGCCGGAGGCCAGTTTACCGGAAAACGAAGACCTCTGA
- a CDS encoding ABC transporter ATP-binding protein has protein sequence MLVKILKQYLRPYRGPISLVLALQFVQTLCALYLPTLNADIIDDGVVKGDTGYVLKTGALMLVFSLLQISCSIGAVYFGAKTATALGRDLRGAIFDRVQAFSTREVGRFGAPSLLTRTTNDVLQVQMVVLMTFTMAAAAPVMLVGGVILALRQDVPLSGLLVAIIPALAIAIGIIIRRMGPLFRIVQVRIDKINGVMREQITGIRVIRAFVKDEQENERFGQANDAILEISLRVGKLMALMFPVVMTIVNFASVGVLWFGAHRIDSGGMQIGSLTAFLSYLMQILMSVMMTTFMFMMVPRAAVCADRISEVLETESSVVPPTASVAPQISGTLELRGASFKYPGAEDCVLNNVSLNARPGETTAIIGSTGAGKTTLLNLVPRLADVTDGAVLVDGVDVREMDPKKLTESIAIVPQKPYLFTGTIASNLRYGRPDASEEELWQALETAQARDFVERMPEKLNAPIAQGGTNVSGGQRQRLAIARALVHKPEIFLFDDSFSALDYSTDARLRAALVDQTRESTVVIVAQRVSTIRNADRIIVLDQGVVVGSGTHSELMESNETYREIVLSQLTEEEAAA, from the coding sequence ATGCTTGTCAAAATCCTGAAACAATACCTGCGACCGTACAGAGGGCCGATCTCGCTCGTCCTGGCGCTTCAGTTCGTCCAGACGCTGTGCGCGCTGTACCTGCCCACCCTGAACGCCGACATCATCGACGACGGGGTGGTCAAGGGCGACACCGGCTACGTGCTCAAGACCGGCGCCCTGATGCTTGTGTTCTCGCTGCTGCAGATCTCCTGCTCGATCGGCGCGGTCTACTTCGGGGCGAAGACCGCGACGGCGCTGGGCCGGGACCTGCGGGGCGCGATCTTCGACCGGGTGCAGGCCTTCTCCACCCGCGAGGTGGGCCGGTTCGGCGCGCCCTCGCTGCTCACCCGCACCACCAACGACGTGCTGCAGGTGCAGATGGTGGTCCTGATGACCTTCACCATGGCCGCCGCGGCCCCGGTGATGCTGGTCGGCGGGGTGATCCTGGCGCTGCGCCAGGACGTGCCGCTGTCCGGGCTGCTGGTCGCGATCATCCCGGCGCTGGCCATCGCGATCGGGATCATCATCCGGCGGATGGGCCCGCTGTTCCGGATCGTGCAGGTGCGCATCGACAAGATCAACGGCGTGATGCGCGAGCAGATCACCGGCATCCGCGTCATCCGCGCCTTCGTCAAGGACGAGCAGGAGAACGAGCGCTTCGGCCAGGCCAACGACGCCATCCTGGAGATCTCGCTGCGGGTCGGCAAACTGATGGCGCTGATGTTCCCGGTCGTGATGACCATCGTGAACTTCGCCAGCGTCGGCGTGCTGTGGTTCGGCGCGCACCGCATCGACTCCGGCGGCATGCAGATCGGCTCGCTGACCGCGTTCCTGAGCTACCTGATGCAGATCCTGATGTCGGTCATGATGACCACCTTCATGTTCATGATGGTGCCGCGCGCCGCGGTCTGCGCCGACCGCATCAGCGAGGTGCTGGAGACCGAGTCCAGCGTCGTCCCGCCGACCGCGTCCGTGGCGCCGCAGATCTCCGGCACGCTGGAGTTGCGCGGGGCCAGCTTCAAGTACCCCGGCGCCGAGGACTGCGTGCTGAACAACGTCTCGCTGAACGCCCGGCCCGGCGAGACCACCGCGATCATCGGCTCCACCGGCGCGGGCAAGACCACGCTGCTGAACCTGGTGCCCCGGCTGGCCGACGTCACCGACGGCGCGGTGCTGGTGGACGGCGTGGACGTGCGCGAGATGGACCCGAAGAAGCTCACCGAGTCGATCGCGATCGTGCCGCAGAAGCCGTACCTGTTCACCGGGACCATCGCCTCCAACCTGCGCTACGGCCGGCCCGACGCCTCCGAGGAGGAGCTGTGGCAGGCGCTGGAGACCGCGCAGGCCCGGGACTTCGTCGAGCGCATGCCCGAGAAGCTGAACGCGCCGATCGCGCAGGGCGGGACCAACGTCTCCGGCGGCCAGCGGCAGCGCCTGGCGATCGCCCGCGCGCTGGTGCACAAGCCGGAGATCTTCCTGTTCGACGACTCGTTCTCAGCCCTGGACTACAGCACGGACGCGCGGCTGCGCGCCGCGCTGGTGGACCAGACGCGGGAGTCCACGGTGGTCATCGTCGCGCAGCGCGTGTCCACAATCCGCAACGCGGACCGGATCATCGTCCTGGACCAGGGCGTGGTGGTCGGGTCCGGGACCCACAGCGAGCTGATGGAATCCAACGAGACCTACCGGGAGATCGTGCTCTCGCAGCTCACCGAAGAGGAGGCCGCGGCATGA
- a CDS encoding nucleotidyltransferase domain-containing protein translates to MAYEQAADRYLKALEATLAPDMVRGVYVVGSAALGSWRPGRSDLDVLVVLDRPMNASDLAMVGEMHAVLEATRADGAHSDALYVTPDLLGARSEVRVPFAVDGVFQPEGHRTDPVLWAILAKHGITLRGPRASELRVAPDPAWLREWNRGNLESYWRTHVGHRPHFSKQDPDASVDPHLLAWEATGPGRLHATIATGEVISKEASADYTAKLFPEYADLCAKAKAYRLGDESVTCAAAEAVRVIDLVEAVCNSAKELP, encoded by the coding sequence ATGGCTTACGAGCAGGCGGCAGACCGGTATCTGAAGGCCTTGGAGGCGACCCTCGCGCCGGACATGGTGCGCGGGGTCTACGTCGTCGGTTCCGCCGCGCTCGGCAGTTGGCGGCCCGGCCGCAGTGATCTGGACGTGCTGGTGGTGCTGGACCGTCCGATGAACGCCTCGGATCTGGCGATGGTCGGCGAGATGCACGCCGTGCTGGAGGCCACGCGCGCCGACGGTGCGCACAGCGACGCGCTTTACGTCACGCCGGATCTGCTCGGTGCCCGCAGCGAGGTGAGAGTTCCGTTCGCGGTGGACGGGGTCTTCCAGCCCGAGGGGCACAGGACCGATCCGGTGTTGTGGGCGATCCTGGCCAAGCACGGGATCACGCTGCGCGGGCCGAGGGCCTCGGAGTTGCGGGTCGCCCCGGATCCGGCGTGGCTGCGGGAGTGGAACCGGGGGAACCTGGAGTCGTACTGGCGCACGCATGTCGGGCACCGGCCGCATTTCTCGAAGCAGGATCCTGATGCTTCGGTCGACCCGCACCTGCTGGCCTGGGAGGCGACCGGGCCGGGGCGGCTGCACGCGACGATCGCCACCGGCGAGGTCATCTCGAAGGAGGCGTCCGCGGACTACACGGCGAAGCTGTTCCCGGAGTACGCGGATCTGTGCGCGAAGGCGAAGGCGTACCGACTCGGTGATGAGTCGGTGACATGTGCCGCTGCGGAGGCTGTGCGGGTGATCGACCTGGTAGAGGCAGTGTGCAACTCGGCAAAGGAACTGCCATGA
- a CDS encoding NADPH-dependent FMN reductase produces MTAVTITTATGTGTGTAGTAATVTGTGGEDTDPLRVAVIIGSTRDGRFGPTVTDWFVRQAAERRPELDLDIVDLAEADLPLTMTGFGAPRPEPVTALAPRLAGADAFVIVTPEYNHSFPAVLKNAIDWYHGEWSRKPVAFVSYGGVSGGLRAVQQLRHVFIELSAVPIRDTISFTEFWTQFAEDQSWPRPSDNRDKAVEGLLDQLIWTARTLRAGRREAAAG; encoded by the coding sequence ATGACCGCCGTGACCATCACCACCGCCACCGGCACCGGCACCGGCACCGCCGGAACCGCCGCCACCGTGACCGGGACCGGCGGGGAGGACACCGATCCGCTGCGCGTGGCCGTCATCATCGGCAGCACCCGCGACGGTCGCTTCGGCCCGACCGTCACCGACTGGTTCGTCCGCCAGGCCGCCGAGCGCCGCCCCGAACTCGACCTGGACATCGTCGATCTGGCCGAGGCGGATCTGCCGCTGACCATGACCGGGTTCGGCGCGCCGCGCCCCGAGCCGGTCACCGCCCTGGCCCCGCGCCTGGCCGGCGCGGACGCGTTCGTGATCGTCACCCCGGAGTACAACCACAGCTTCCCGGCGGTGCTGAAGAACGCGATCGACTGGTACCACGGCGAGTGGAGCCGCAAGCCCGTCGCGTTCGTCTCCTACGGCGGCGTCTCCGGGGGCCTTCGCGCGGTCCAGCAGCTGCGCCACGTCTTCATCGAGCTGTCCGCGGTGCCGATCCGGGACACGATCAGCTTCACCGAGTTCTGGACCCAGTTCGCCGAGGACCAGTCCTGGCCGCGCCCCAGCGACAACCGCGACAAGGCCGTGGAGGGCCTGCTGGACCAGCTGATCTGGACCGCCAGAACGCTGCGCGCGGGCCGGCGGGAAGCGGCCGCGGGCTGA
- a CDS encoding HIT family protein, with translation MTHDPDCFSCRNDARLADLPPRERIAHDEHWRAAHALGTALPGWLVLVPRRHVTTIAELTDAEAAGLGAWQVRLSRALHAVTGCEKTYVAQFAEAAGYLHVHFHIVPRSPELAPELRGPRVFGLLGRDEDEALTAERMDEIAVALTAALAG, from the coding sequence ATGACCCACGACCCCGACTGCTTCAGCTGCCGCAACGACGCCCGCCTCGCGGACCTGCCACCCCGCGAACGCATCGCCCACGACGAACACTGGCGCGCGGCACACGCGCTCGGAACAGCCCTCCCGGGCTGGCTGGTCCTGGTGCCGCGCCGCCACGTCACGACGATCGCCGAGCTGACCGACGCCGAGGCCGCGGGCCTCGGCGCCTGGCAGGTCCGGCTGTCGCGCGCGCTGCACGCGGTGACCGGCTGCGAGAAGACGTACGTGGCGCAGTTCGCCGAGGCGGCCGGGTACTTGCACGTGCACTTCCACATCGTCCCCCGCAGCCCGGAGTTGGCACCGGAGCTGCGGGGGCCGCGGGTGTTCGGGCTGCTCGGGCGCGATGAGGACGAGGCCCTCACGGCCGAGCGGATGGATGAGATCGCGGTGGCGCTGACGGCTGCGCTGGCGGGCTAG
- a CDS encoding LacI family DNA-binding transcriptional regulator yields the protein MTARPTMKDVAQAAGVSLMTVSRVVAGETGVAPQTAARVEEAIRALGYQRNDIARNLRRKAQDSRTIGLVVDDLANPFFSALARSVEDEAYRRGFLVLVGSTNDDPRRERDVVSAFSARQVDGLVLVPTNGNRPFFRAQMARGVKVVCVDRPATGLDVDCVAVDNRAGTATAVRHLLDRGHSRIAYLGDRQEIWTQRERFAGYEQAMAAAGLAVDPALVRHGLRGVPEAAAAIAAMMAAPNPPTAVFSGNDLVTLGAVEAGASRRLALVGFDDFLLADKLDPPISVVSQDPAALGRTAAQLLFGRIDGDDAAARSVVLATRFVDRGSGGQAVGPPLPGGYAVGQAAGD from the coding sequence ATGACAGCGCGGCCCACGATGAAGGACGTGGCGCAGGCGGCGGGGGTGTCACTGATGACGGTCTCGCGCGTGGTGGCCGGCGAGACCGGTGTGGCCCCGCAGACCGCCGCCCGGGTCGAGGAGGCGATCAGAGCACTGGGATACCAGCGTAACGACATCGCCCGCAATCTCAGACGCAAGGCGCAGGATTCGCGCACCATCGGCCTGGTGGTCGACGACCTGGCGAACCCGTTCTTCTCCGCCCTGGCCCGCTCGGTCGAGGACGAGGCCTACCGCCGCGGCTTCCTGGTCCTGGTCGGCAGCACCAACGACGACCCGCGCCGGGAGCGCGACGTGGTCTCGGCCTTCAGCGCCCGCCAGGTCGACGGCCTGGTCCTGGTCCCCACCAACGGCAACCGCCCCTTCTTCCGCGCGCAGATGGCCCGCGGCGTGAAGGTGGTCTGCGTCGACCGCCCGGCCACCGGCCTGGACGTGGACTGCGTCGCGGTGGACAACCGCGCCGGCACCGCCACCGCGGTCCGCCACCTGCTGGACCGCGGCCACAGCCGCATCGCCTACCTCGGCGACCGCCAGGAGATCTGGACCCAGCGCGAACGCTTCGCCGGCTACGAGCAGGCCATGGCCGCCGCCGGCCTGGCCGTCGACCCGGCCCTGGTCCGCCACGGCTTACGCGGCGTCCCCGAAGCCGCCGCCGCCATCGCCGCCATGATGGCCGCCCCCAACCCGCCGACCGCCGTCTTCAGCGGCAACGACCTGGTCACCCTCGGCGCGGTGGAGGCCGGAGCCTCCCGCCGCCTGGCCCTGGTCGGCTTCGACGACTTCCTGCTCGCGGACAAACTGGACCCGCCGATATCAGTGGTCAGCCAGGACCCCGCGGCCCTGGGCCGCACCGCCGCGCAGCTGCTGTTCGGCCGCATCGACGGCGACGACGCCGCCGCCCGCTCGGTGGTGCTCGCGACCCGGTTCGTGGACCGCGGGTCCGGCGGACAGGCGGTGGGGCCGCCGCTGCCGGGCGGGTATGCGGTGGGGCAGGCTGCTGGGGATTAG